A region of the Myxococcus stipitatus DSM 14675 genome:
TCTTCATGCTCCCCCCAAGGATGCATTGCACGCCATCTCCGAGATGACGTGCTCCTGGAAGGATATGCGCGACAACCCCTCTCATCCAAACACAGGGAGGGGCATCCCTGACTCACCCTGCGCCCCGGGACACGGAGCGCCGGGAGACAGGGCTCACGGACAGATGTTGTAACAGGAGCCCGCCCCGCGCTCGCGACACTCCGCGGTGGAGCCACACCGCGAACAATCACGGGAGCAGTAGCCCAACACGCCCACGGGCTCCTCGGAGAACAGCGCGGGAGTCACTTCCGCGGGCTGGCCGGCGCGGACCTTCGACATGAGCAGCGTCTGCCGGTCCGCGTCACAGGCGCTTGGCGCGGACGGGGCCGGCTCATCTCGAGGCATGGAGATGACAATCATTCCCACCATGACGGCCAGCGCCAGCATGAATCCCAAGACAGGTCTCAGCAGCATGCACGACTCCTGGAAGGGGGACAGCGCTCATGATGCCGCCGCGGCCTGACTCGCCCGCATGCGTCATCCCCCGTGCTGTGGGGTGATGAACACGCGGCCGTCACTGCGCGGACTTCGCGCCGCGTCGCGCCGTCTGGCGTTGCTGGATGCCTCGGCGCAGCTTGGCGATGAGGACCTCCGGACTGGCGGAGCGGACCATGACGTCGTCCGCCCCCGCGTCGAGCGCCGCGGTGAAGGCGGCGGGGTCCTCCTTGTCGACGATGAGGTAGATGGGGAGGTCCTCGGTCGAAGGCGACTTGCGCATCGCCTGGAGCAGCGCGCGGAGGTCCCCATCCGGCAGCGGGTCGGCGAGGATGGCCGCCTGCGCTCCCGCCGCCAGCGCCTTCTCCACGTCGGCGCGGGTCTTCGCGCGCACCGTGCTCAAGCCCTCCGCCATGAGGCGGATCTGCAGCGTCATCGCGTTGGCCCCATCCGTCTCCGCCACCACCACCCGAGGCGCCGCCTTGTCGGCCTGGGTGCTCGACTCCAGCTCCGTGGTGAGCGCCTCCATCGCGGCCACCGGCAGACGCGGGTCCTGGCGCAGCACCTGGAGCGCCTGGGCCGCCTTGGCCGTGGGCGGCTGGGCGCTCTGGACCTCCTGGACGAAGCGCGCCGCGCACAGCAGCGCGCCCGCGGCACGGCCCCCCGGAGGCGTGCGGTCGTCCCCTTCAGGGAGCACCGCCATGAGGACCTCGCTCACCTCGGGCATCCCGCTCCCCACGAGCCCCAACGCGCGAGCGCGGGTGGGCAGGACGAAGCGCCGGGGCTCCTCCAGCCGCGCGGCCAGGGCCAACGCGCTGGCGGCGGCGGAGAGCAGGCCTTCCTCCACGCGCCCCGCCCCCATCCTCGACACCAGCCGCCGGGCCAGCTTGGTGAGGAACGGCGCAAGGGTCGCGCTGCCGGCGAGCATGGACAACATCCCATCCAGCAGGCGCGCCTGGAGCTCCGCGAGCTTCGCCAGTGGGCCGCCCTCGCCCAGGAGCGCCGCGCTGTAGGAAGGCAGCAGGCGCACCTCGACCTGGGGATGCGCGCTCCTCAGCTTCTGCGCCAGCCCCGCCGGGTCCGCCACCGCGTCCTCCAGCACCAGCACCAGCTCGTAGCCTCCCAGCGACAACGCACGCGGCGCATCGGCCGCGGGGCTGGTCGCCGCCGCGAGCCCCTGCACCAGGAGGAGCCGCACCGCGGCCTCTCGCGGCTCGGAAGGCTCCGCCACCACCAGCACCATGCGCGCGCGAACATCGCCGCGCACGGGGCCGACGCGGGCCACGGGCTCGGTCGCGGGGGGCTTGGACTCCGCGAAGGTGCTCTCGTCGAGCACCCGGCGTCCGGTGAACTGCTCGGAGAACTGCGACATCATCCGGGTGTCGCGGGCCTTGTCCTCCGGGGAGGGCTCCAGGGGAATGGGGTCATGCGCCCGCACGTAGGGCGCAGGGGCCTCTTCCACGGGGGGATAGAAGCGCTGGAGGGTCTTCCGGATGCCCTGCTCGGAGGCGAAGAGCCCCTGCACCGCGACGGCGCGCGTGGAGAACTTCAGCGCGTCGGTGACCTGCACGTCGCGCGGGTCCAGCACCGCGCAGACGAGCTCGCGGCCTCGCACGGCGAGCGGCACCGCGCACAGCCGCTCACACAGCTCGCGGGGAATCTGCTTGAGCAGCTCCTCCGGGACGGGAACGGACTGGAGCTTGTCCTCGGTGATGTGGGGCAGCCCGCTCTGCTCGGACAGCGCGCGCACCAGGTTGTCGGGCTCCAGCCACCGCTCCTGGATCAACACCTGACCGAGTCTCCCACCGCGCTGCTTCTGGAGCGACAGGGCCTGGTTGAGCATGTGCGGCGTGAGCATGCCGCGCGTCAGGAGGATGGTGCCCAACTGCTGCCGCGCCCGGGAGGGACGCGGGCCGAGTCCCGCGGCGATGACGGGGGCCACGGCCGTGGGGGGAGGCTCGATGCCCAGGACGGGCTTGGGGGTGACGGGGCGAACCACGGCGGCTTCCGCGGGGGGCGGCGTCACCGGGCGCAGCATGGGAGGCGGTGGAGCGGAGACGGAGTGGCGCCGCACCTCCCGGGCGGGCGTCGAGCGGGTGCGCGCGAGGTCCTCGTCCTCCAGGCGGATCTCCTCACCGGGCGCCCCCGCGAGGTCGACCAGGGGCGAGCGCCAGTCGGGATTCGCGCGGCTGAAGAGGCTGGCGATATCGACGGAGCCCACGCGCAGGCGGTGGTCGAACAGGAAGTTCTGGATGGACTCGGAGAACTCGCGGGCCGCGGGGCAGCGGGCATCGGGGTTGGCCGCCAGCGCGCGCGTCAGCAGCTCCCACAAGGGCGCGGGCACGCCGGGGAGCGGCTCCAGGGTGCGCTCGTTGAAGCTGCCCAGCGCGTGGATGATTTGAGGCGTGGAGCCCTCGAAGAGCCGCTTGCCCGCGAGCATCTCGTAGAGCAGCAACCCCAGGAGGAAGATGTCGCTGCGCTGGTCCACGGGGCGGCCATGGACCTGCTCGGGGGACAGGTAGTTGATCTTCCCCTTGATGACGCCGGCCTGCGTCTCCTGCCGACCCTCGTCGGCCACCTTGGCGATGCCGAAGTCGGCCAGCTTCACGCCTCCGTTGGAGGAGACCATGACGTTGGAGGGATTGACGTCGCGGTGGACGATGTTGAGCGGCGCGCCCGAGGGGTCCGTGCGGCCATGGGCATACGCGAGCCCTTCGGCCACCTGATGGGCGATGAAGCAGATCTCCCGGAGGCCCAGCGGCACCTGCCGGGCGCGGGCGGTCTTGAGGAGCGCGCTCAGGTTCTCCCCGTCCACGAACTCCATCACCATGTAGTACTGGCCCGCGCTGGTGCCCAGGTCCAGCACCTGCAAGACATTGCCGTGCTGAAGCGTGACGGAGAGCTTGGCCTCGCGCAGGAACAGCTCCACGAAGGAGGCATCCTGGACGAAGGACGGCAAGATGCGCTTCACCGCGACAGGCTTTTCAAAGCCTTCCGCGCCAACCACCTTGCCTAGAAAGACCTCGGCCATTCCGCCCGCGGCCAGCTTCTTCACTATCCGGTAGGTCCCCACGAGTTCTCCGGAGCCGCCATGGAATTGCAGTGGTGCCGGAGAGAGGAAAGGTCACAATCGAGGGGTCTGATCCGCCCTGTGATGGGAAAGCATTGAGAGTGTTTGTTCTTCAACGCTTCCCGGGTGGAGGAGTGTTTGCTGGTGGATGGATGGCCGGACGACCGGTGCCGTCGCCTCGCGGCAG
Encoded here:
- a CDS encoding protein kinase domain-containing protein, translated to MGTYRIVKKLAAGGMAEVFLGKVVGAEGFEKPVAVKRILPSFVQDASFVELFLREAKLSVTLQHGNVLQVLDLGTSAGQYYMVMEFVDGENLSALLKTARARQVPLGLREICFIAHQVAEGLAYAHGRTDPSGAPLNIVHRDVNPSNVMVSSNGGVKLADFGIAKVADEGRQETQAGVIKGKINYLSPEQVHGRPVDQRSDIFLLGLLLYEMLAGKRLFEGSTPQIIHALGSFNERTLEPLPGVPAPLWELLTRALAANPDARCPAAREFSESIQNFLFDHRLRVGSVDIASLFSRANPDWRSPLVDLAGAPGEEIRLEDEDLARTRSTPAREVRRHSVSAPPPPMLRPVTPPPAEAAVVRPVTPKPVLGIEPPPTAVAPVIAAGLGPRPSRARQQLGTILLTRGMLTPHMLNQALSLQKQRGGRLGQVLIQERWLEPDNLVRALSEQSGLPHITEDKLQSVPVPEELLKQIPRELCERLCAVPLAVRGRELVCAVLDPRDVQVTDALKFSTRAVAVQGLFASEQGIRKTLQRFYPPVEEAPAPYVRAHDPIPLEPSPEDKARDTRMMSQFSEQFTGRRVLDESTFAESKPPATEPVARVGPVRGDVRARMVLVVAEPSEPREAAVRLLLVQGLAAATSPAADAPRALSLGGYELVLVLEDAVADPAGLAQKLRSAHPQVEVRLLPSYSAALLGEGGPLAKLAELQARLLDGMLSMLAGSATLAPFLTKLARRLVSRMGAGRVEEGLLSAAASALALAARLEEPRRFVLPTRARALGLVGSGMPEVSEVLMAVLPEGDDRTPPGGRAAGALLCAARFVQEVQSAQPPTAKAAQALQVLRQDPRLPVAAMEALTTELESSTQADKAAPRVVVAETDGANAMTLQIRLMAEGLSTVRAKTRADVEKALAAGAQAAILADPLPDGDLRALLQAMRKSPSTEDLPIYLIVDKEDPAAFTAALDAGADDVMVRSASPEVLIAKLRRGIQQRQTARRGAKSAQ